In one window of Hyla sarda isolate aHylSar1 chromosome 1, aHylSar1.hap1, whole genome shotgun sequence DNA:
- the PRSS57 gene encoding serine protease 57 isoform X1 — protein MKYPILLTILFVLPISGAHRIVGGREARAHSRPYMVSLQIRGQNFCGGTLIYPNWVITAAHCFEDTRVDTVRVVLGAHDLRNPDRFVQVLNIQESVTHPEYNPTTFQNDIHLLRLNSSANISSFVRNISLPLDNSDVNPGSPCSVAGWGQVTDFGALPRALMETDVNVITRRACTQIWRLNISNSMLCTASPGQRNKGFCSGDSGGPLVCRNRIEGLVSFSGRFCGDPRTPDVYTRVSAFLPWIQNVINGR, from the exons ATGAAATATCCCATTTTGCTGACAATCTTGTTCGTGCTGCCCATCTCAG GGGCCCACAGAATTGTTGGAGGTCGAGAGGCCAGAGCTCATTCTAGACCATACATGGTTTCTTTACAGATCAGGGGACAAAATTTCTGTGGAGGAACTCTGATCTATCCTAACTGGGTCATCACTGCAGCCCATTGCTTCGAGGACAC ACGTGTGGATACAGTACGGGTGGTACTTGGTGCTCATGACCTGCGTAACCCAGACAGATTTGTGCAGGTGCTGAATATCCAGGAATCAGTCACACATCCTGAGTACAACCCCACAACCTTTCAGAATGATATACACCTCCTAAGG TTAAACAGCTCCGCTAATATATCTTCCTTTGTAAGGAATATCAGTCTTCCTCTCGATAATTCAGATGTGAATCCTGGTTCTCCTTGCTCGGTGGCCGGCTGGGGTCAAGTGACTGATTTCGGAGCTTTGCCCAGAGCTCTAATGGAAACAGATGTTAATGTGATCACCCGCAGGGCTTGTACTCAGATATGGAGACTGAACATCTCTAATAGCATGTTGTGTACTGCTAGCCCTGGACAACGAAACAAAGGCTTTTGCTCT GGTGATTCTGGGGGCCCTCTTGTGTGCAGGAACCGAATTGAAGGTTTGGTATCATTTTCTGGACGTTTCTGTGGTGACCCTCGTACGCCAGATGTGTATACTCGTGTTTCAGCCTTTCTGCCTTGGATTCAGAATGTGATAAATGGACGTTAA
- the PRSS57 gene encoding serine protease 57 isoform X2, whose translation MSLKQGAHRIVGGREARAHSRPYMVSLQIRGQNFCGGTLIYPNWVITAAHCFEDTRVDTVRVVLGAHDLRNPDRFVQVLNIQESVTHPEYNPTTFQNDIHLLRLNSSANISSFVRNISLPLDNSDVNPGSPCSVAGWGQVTDFGALPRALMETDVNVITRRACTQIWRLNISNSMLCTASPGQRNKGFCSGDSGGPLVCRNRIEGLVSFSGRFCGDPRTPDVYTRVSAFLPWIQNVINGR comes from the exons GGGCCCACAGAATTGTTGGAGGTCGAGAGGCCAGAGCTCATTCTAGACCATACATGGTTTCTTTACAGATCAGGGGACAAAATTTCTGTGGAGGAACTCTGATCTATCCTAACTGGGTCATCACTGCAGCCCATTGCTTCGAGGACAC ACGTGTGGATACAGTACGGGTGGTACTTGGTGCTCATGACCTGCGTAACCCAGACAGATTTGTGCAGGTGCTGAATATCCAGGAATCAGTCACACATCCTGAGTACAACCCCACAACCTTTCAGAATGATATACACCTCCTAAGG TTAAACAGCTCCGCTAATATATCTTCCTTTGTAAGGAATATCAGTCTTCCTCTCGATAATTCAGATGTGAATCCTGGTTCTCCTTGCTCGGTGGCCGGCTGGGGTCAAGTGACTGATTTCGGAGCTTTGCCCAGAGCTCTAATGGAAACAGATGTTAATGTGATCACCCGCAGGGCTTGTACTCAGATATGGAGACTGAACATCTCTAATAGCATGTTGTGTACTGCTAGCCCTGGACAACGAAACAAAGGCTTTTGCTCT GGTGATTCTGGGGGCCCTCTTGTGTGCAGGAACCGAATTGAAGGTTTGGTATCATTTTCTGGACGTTTCTGTGGTGACCCTCGTACGCCAGATGTGTATACTCGTGTTTCAGCCTTTCTGCCTTGGATTCAGAATGTGATAAATGGACGTTAA